In Streptomyces sp. NBC_00878, a single window of DNA contains:
- a CDS encoding ABC transporter ATP-binding protein has translation MTVRFAGLTALDAVSFTVNPGTVHALIGPNGAGKSTCFNVLSGVYRASGGSVLFGEHELTGMPPHRIADLGVARIFQNLALPPLATVEDSLLLGRHRITRTGFLAAGLRLPSAAREEHRHRERVREIAEFVGISPYLGRPAGSLPYGQQKLAELARALCMEPRLLLLDEPVAGMTADERRRTAAVIAGVRDSLGISIVLVEHDMGVVMRLADAVTVLDFGRLIADGAPSDVQNDPAVVRAYLGERPEGSGGPERSGRSAGPGGPEHPDGLRGEENAS, from the coding sequence TTGACCGTCCGCTTCGCCGGGCTCACCGCCCTGGACGCCGTCAGCTTCACCGTCAACCCCGGCACCGTCCACGCCCTCATCGGCCCCAACGGCGCCGGAAAGTCCACCTGTTTCAACGTCCTGTCCGGTGTCTACCGCGCCAGCGGCGGCAGCGTCCTCTTCGGCGAGCACGAACTGACCGGCATGCCTCCGCACCGCATCGCCGATCTGGGCGTCGCCCGTATCTTCCAGAACCTCGCGCTGCCCCCGCTCGCCACGGTCGAGGACAGCCTGCTCCTCGGACGTCACCGGATCACCCGAACCGGCTTCCTGGCAGCGGGACTTCGCCTTCCCTCGGCGGCCCGCGAGGAGCACCGGCACCGTGAACGCGTACGTGAGATCGCCGAGTTCGTCGGCATCTCGCCCTACCTCGGCCGCCCGGCGGGCTCCCTCCCGTACGGGCAGCAGAAGCTCGCCGAACTCGCCCGTGCCCTCTGCATGGAGCCGCGACTGCTGCTCCTGGACGAGCCGGTCGCGGGCATGACCGCCGACGAACGCCGCCGAACAGCCGCCGTGATAGCGGGAGTTCGCGACAGCCTCGGCATCTCGATCGTCCTGGTGGAACACGACATGGGGGTGGTGATGCGGCTCGCGGACGCGGTGACCGTACTCGACTTCGGGCGCCTGATCGCGGACGGCGCCCCCAGCGACGTACAGAACGATCCGGCGGTCGTACGCGCCTACCTGGGAGAGCGACCCGAGGGGTCCGGGGGACCCGAGAGGTCCGGGAGGTCGGCAGGACCCGGGGGACCCGAACACCCCGACGGACTCAGGGGAGAGGAGAACGCCTCGTGA
- a CDS encoding ABC transporter ATP-binding protein: MSVGYGPVRALRQVSLEVPEGAVVTVLGGNGAGKSTLLRAVCRTLSFHGGAVTGGTVTLNGRRLDGLSPDRVVAAGVSQIPEGRRVFARMTVADNLRAGALGATGGRAGRAAALRRVHELFPVLADRAQQRAGLLSGGEQQMLAVGRGLMAAPRMMLLDEPSLGLAPLMAERIADTVREINTQGTSILLVEQNAALALRLASRAYVLEVGEVTLSGPADELAASDEVRRRYLGVVDEDAAADAERARTTHPALTRWKG; this comes from the coding sequence CTGTCGGTCGGATACGGTCCCGTACGCGCACTCCGCCAGGTGTCCCTGGAGGTACCCGAAGGTGCCGTGGTCACCGTCCTAGGCGGCAACGGCGCGGGCAAGTCGACCCTGCTCCGGGCGGTCTGCCGCACGCTGTCCTTCCACGGCGGCGCGGTCACCGGTGGCACGGTGACCCTGAACGGCCGCCGTCTCGACGGGCTGTCGCCGGACCGTGTCGTCGCCGCCGGAGTGTCCCAAATCCCGGAAGGGCGGCGGGTGTTTGCCCGGATGACCGTCGCCGACAACCTGCGTGCCGGCGCACTGGGCGCCACCGGCGGTCGCGCCGGACGAGCCGCCGCCCTGCGCCGCGTCCACGAACTGTTCCCCGTCCTCGCCGACCGCGCCCAGCAGCGCGCGGGCCTGCTGTCGGGCGGAGAACAGCAGATGCTCGCGGTCGGCCGCGGCCTGATGGCCGCCCCGCGCATGATGCTGCTCGACGAACCGTCCCTCGGACTCGCCCCGTTGATGGCCGAGCGGATCGCCGACACCGTACGGGAGATCAACACCCAGGGCACCTCGATCCTGCTCGTCGAACAGAACGCCGCCCTCGCCCTGCGGCTCGCCTCCCGCGCGTACGTCCTCGAAGTCGGCGAAGTCACCCTGTCGGGGCCCGCGGACGAACTGGCCGCCTCCGACGAGGTGCGCCGCCGCTACCTGGGCGTCGTCGACGAGGACGCGGCGGCCGACGCCGAGCGGGCCCGCACCACGCATCCAGCGCTGACCCGCTGGAAGGGGTGA
- a CDS encoding CdaR family transcriptional regulator produces MGARRRRTGHDWKLLAESCTALLERLPELVDEHMRQLAEHSPVYGEFLPYDQQWREAEEAMRIGIQTMSAPRDSPRRDLEYAEEAGRRRAQQGLPLELLVHAYRAAGYLVWDALMEGVAGQEPERLAVLMRSATMVWSAVDAQAAVATEAYRATEMELRRRTDERLQALLDALLEGQEAPGLAARAAAGLDLPERGPYAVVVLRSERRERESYRRPVEGEGFRFIWRMRADCEVGVVALADGQGLDGVARALDGRCSGPGGISPVVAGLAELGRARRLAELALRTCPPDATAVVRLDQRMPTALVVSQPELAGRLVSDVFGSLLELEPGDRAVLLETLDVWLSCEGSAGRAAGRLYCHRNTVFNRLRRLEQLTSRSLARPRDLIEMTLALDAYRLG; encoded by the coding sequence ATGGGAGCCCGCAGAAGGCGTACCGGTCATGATTGGAAGCTGCTCGCCGAATCCTGCACAGCGCTACTGGAACGACTGCCGGAGCTCGTCGACGAGCACATGCGGCAGCTTGCCGAACACTCCCCCGTCTACGGGGAGTTCCTGCCGTACGACCAGCAGTGGCGGGAGGCCGAGGAGGCGATGCGGATCGGGATCCAGACGATGTCCGCGCCCCGGGACTCGCCCCGCCGTGACCTGGAGTACGCGGAGGAGGCGGGGCGGCGGCGGGCCCAGCAGGGGTTGCCGCTGGAGTTACTGGTGCACGCGTACCGCGCCGCGGGGTATCTGGTGTGGGACGCGTTGATGGAGGGGGTGGCCGGGCAGGAGCCTGAGCGGCTGGCGGTGCTGATGCGTTCGGCGACCATGGTGTGGTCGGCCGTGGACGCGCAGGCCGCCGTGGCGACCGAGGCGTACCGGGCGACCGAGATGGAGCTTCGCCGACGCACCGACGAGCGGCTTCAGGCATTGCTCGACGCGCTTCTCGAAGGGCAGGAGGCGCCCGGGCTTGCGGCTCGGGCAGCCGCCGGGCTCGATCTTCCCGAGCGGGGTCCGTATGCCGTGGTCGTGCTGCGTTCCGAACGGCGGGAACGGGAGTCGTATCGGCGGCCCGTGGAGGGGGAGGGATTCCGGTTCATCTGGCGGATGCGGGCCGACTGTGAGGTGGGGGTGGTGGCCCTTGCGGACGGGCAGGGGCTCGACGGGGTCGCGCGGGCGTTGGACGGCCGTTGTTCGGGTCCCGGCGGGATCAGTCCGGTCGTGGCCGGGCTCGCCGAGCTGGGGCGGGCGCGGCGGCTGGCCGAGCTCGCGCTCCGGACGTGTCCGCCGGACGCGACGGCCGTTGTGCGGCTCGATCAGCGGATGCCGACGGCGCTCGTCGTGAGCCAGCCGGAATTGGCGGGGCGGCTTGTGTCGGACGTGTTCGGGTCACTGCTGGAGCTCGAACCGGGGGATCGGGCTGTGTTGTTGGAGACGTTGGATGTGTGGCTCTCGTGCGAGGGGTCTGCCGGGCGGGCGGCCGGGCGTCTGTACTGCCACCGGAACACGGTGTTCAACCGGCTGCGACGGTTGGAACAGCTGACGTCCCGGTCGTTGGCGCGGCCGCGGGATCTGATCGAGATGACGTTGGCGCTGGATGCGTATCGGTTGGGGTAG
- a CDS encoding glycerate kinase: MLIAADKFKGSLTAVQVAERVTAGLRRVAPHVEVEALPVADGGDGTVDAAVAAGFERREVRVAGPLGDEIAAAFALRGDTAVVEMAEASGLQRLPAGTFAPLTSSTYGSGELLRAALDAGARTIVFGVGGSATTDGGAGMLAALGARFLDEEGEPVPPGGGSLVQLATADLSGLDPRLSSVDVVLASDVDNPLTGPKGAPAVYGPQKGASPDDVAALDEGLAHFAAVLEKTIGSKAAEYAIAPGAGAAGGIGYGALVGLGASFRPGIEVMLDVLGFAPAVERATLVITGEGSLDEQTLHGKAPAGVAAAARAAGKEVIAVCGRLALPPEALGRAGIRRAYPLTDAEPDVARCIAEAGPILEDVGERIGEDFLS, encoded by the coding sequence GTGCTCATCGCCGCGGACAAGTTCAAGGGCTCGCTCACGGCCGTGCAGGTGGCCGAGCGGGTGACGGCCGGACTGCGCAGGGTCGCACCGCACGTCGAGGTCGAGGCGCTGCCGGTCGCCGACGGCGGTGACGGCACGGTCGACGCGGCGGTCGCCGCCGGGTTCGAGCGGCGTGAGGTACGGGTCGCCGGGCCCCTCGGAGACGAGATCGCCGCCGCGTTCGCGCTGCGCGGCGACACCGCGGTCGTGGAGATGGCCGAGGCCAGCGGGCTCCAGCGGCTGCCCGCCGGGACCTTCGCACCGCTCACGTCGTCCACGTACGGGTCCGGGGAACTGCTCCGGGCCGCGCTGGACGCCGGGGCGCGGACGATCGTGTTCGGCGTCGGCGGCAGCGCCACGACGGACGGCGGGGCCGGGATGCTGGCGGCGCTCGGGGCGCGGTTCCTCGACGAGGAGGGCGAGCCGGTGCCGCCCGGGGGAGGCTCTCTGGTGCAGCTCGCGACGGCGGACCTGTCCGGCCTCGACCCCCGCCTCTCCTCCGTCGATGTCGTCCTCGCGAGTGACGTGGACAATCCGCTGACCGGGCCCAAGGGGGCGCCGGCGGTGTACGGGCCCCAGAAGGGGGCCTCGCCCGACGACGTGGCGGCGCTGGACGAGGGGCTCGCGCACTTCGCCGCGGTGCTGGAGAAGACGATCGGGTCGAAGGCTGCGGAATACGCGATCGCGCCTGGGGCCGGGGCGGCGGGGGGTATCGGGTACGGGGCTCTGGTGGGCCTGGGTGCGAGTTTCCGCCCCGGTATCGAGGTCATGCTCGACGTGCTCGGCTTCGCGCCCGCGGTTGAGCGGGCCACGCTGGTGATCACCGGCGAGGGTTCCCTCGACGAGCAGACCCTGCACGGCAAGGCTCCCGCCGGGGTCGCGGCTGCCGCGCGTGCCGCCGGCAAGGAGGTCATCGCCGTGTGCGGGCGCCTCGCGCTCCCGCCGGAGGCGCTCGGCAGGGCGGGTATCCGTCGCGCCTACCCGCTGACGGACGCCGAGCCGGACGTGGCGCGCTGCATCGCCGAGGCGGGCCCGATCCTGGAGGACGTGGGGGAACGGATCGGCGAGGATTTTCTGAGCTGA
- a CDS encoding ADP-ribosylglycohydrolase family protein: protein MTPVDVDDLADRVLGGWLGRIAGNMLGKPVEQGDHWTRDRIDRYLRQADALPLTDYLPEPAGQSDEFVLRPEWRSCVRGRIHGSCRDDDVDYAILGLHLLETHGFGFSTEQVGDLWLLRLPYLQTFTAERAAYRNLANGLRPPLTATYDNPYQEWIGALIRADVHGWTSPGLPRRAASLARRDAVLSHTGNGVYGAMWAAALVAAAFTAPTVRDALDTALTVIPPSSRLARTVRRVLTLHEARLDWEDTLDTLAKETAGLGWIHTIPNAAVLTAGLLYGEGDFTRSIALTVRGGLDTDSNGATAGSVAGVLRGAAAIPSQWTVPLEDTVHSAVFGFDGVRISELAERTVRLAVRADLPTGAVTS, encoded by the coding sequence ATGACCCCTGTGGACGTTGACGATCTCGCGGACCGCGTCCTCGGCGGCTGGCTGGGCCGGATCGCGGGCAACATGCTCGGCAAACCGGTGGAGCAGGGCGACCACTGGACGCGGGACCGCATCGACCGCTACCTGCGGCAGGCCGACGCCTTGCCCCTGACGGACTACCTGCCGGAGCCGGCCGGTCAGAGCGACGAGTTCGTGCTGCGTCCGGAGTGGCGGAGCTGCGTACGCGGCAGGATCCACGGCAGCTGCCGGGACGACGACGTCGACTACGCGATCCTCGGGCTGCACCTCCTGGAGACGCACGGCTTCGGCTTCAGTACGGAGCAGGTGGGCGACCTGTGGCTGCTGCGGCTGCCGTATCTGCAGACGTTCACGGCGGAGCGCGCCGCGTACCGGAACCTCGCGAACGGGCTGAGGCCGCCGCTGACGGCGACCTACGACAACCCGTACCAGGAGTGGATCGGTGCCCTCATCCGCGCCGACGTCCATGGCTGGACCAGTCCGGGCCTGCCCCGGCGCGCGGCCTCGCTGGCCCGCCGGGACGCGGTTCTGTCCCATACCGGGAACGGTGTGTACGGGGCGATGTGGGCGGCGGCGCTGGTGGCCGCCGCGTTCACCGCGCCGACCGTACGGGACGCCCTGGACACCGCGCTCACGGTGATCCCGCCGAGCAGCCGCCTGGCGCGTACCGTGCGCCGGGTGTTGACGCTGCACGAGGCCCGGCTGGACTGGGAGGACACACTCGACACACTGGCGAAGGAGACTGCGGGTCTCGGCTGGATCCACACGATTCCGAACGCCGCCGTCCTGACGGCCGGACTCCTGTACGGCGAGGGCGACTTCACCCGCTCCATCGCCCTCACGGTCCGCGGCGGCCTGGACACCGACTCGAACGGCGCGACCGCGGGTTCCGTCGCGGGCGTCCTGCGCGGAGCCGCCGCGATCCCCTCGCAGTGGACGGTCCCGCTGGAAGACACCGTGCACAGCGCGGTGTTCGGTTTCGACGGTGTACGGATCAGTGAACTGGCGGAGCGGACAGTGCGGTTGGCGGTGCGTGCCGACCTGCCCACCGGGGCGGTGACCTCGTAA
- a CDS encoding NUDIX hydrolase, with product MTTSDYATYIAGLPRVLVGAASLIRDTEGRVLLVEPNYREGWALPGGTVESDDGETPRQGARRETLEEIGLDLEVGRLLAVDWVPGTTRPPIVAYLYDGGVLSEDQFKAIRLQEEELLSWRLVSREELSEYLSGSLGLRVLAGLNVLAEGAGTLELENGHPVT from the coding sequence ATGACGACTTCTGACTACGCCACGTACATCGCGGGGCTCCCCCGTGTCCTCGTCGGTGCCGCCTCGCTCATCCGTGACACCGAGGGCCGGGTGCTCCTTGTCGAGCCCAACTACCGCGAGGGCTGGGCGCTGCCCGGCGGGACCGTCGAGTCCGACGACGGCGAGACCCCGCGACAGGGCGCCCGCCGGGAGACGCTGGAGGAGATCGGCCTGGACCTGGAGGTCGGCCGGCTGCTCGCGGTGGACTGGGTGCCCGGCACGACGCGACCACCGATCGTGGCGTACCTGTACGACGGAGGCGTGCTGTCGGAGGACCAGTTCAAGGCGATCCGCCTCCAGGAGGAGGAGCTGCTGTCCTGGCGCCTCGTGTCGCGCGAGGAGCTCTCCGAGTACCTGTCGGGCTCCCTGGGCCTGCGCGTACTCGCCGGGCTGAACGTGCTGGCGGAGGGCGCGGGGACGCTGGAACTGGAGAACGGACATCCCGTGACCTGA
- a CDS encoding Sir2 family NAD-dependent protein deacetylase has protein sequence MNKPLVALLSGAGVSTDSGIPDYRGPNGLWRRDPEAQRLVTYEYYMGDPEIRRRSWQLRRQNRTLQAEPNAAHRAVADLERTGVPVRVITQNVDGLHQLAGMPARKVLELHGTAQSVVCTKCHARGPMEDALARAEAGEADPPCLECGGILKSATVMFGERLDPVVLGEAVAIAKACQVFVAVGTSLQVQPAAGLAGVAADHGARLIIVNADPTPYDDRADEVVREPIGTALPKLLRELAD, from the coding sequence ATGAACAAGCCTCTCGTCGCGCTCCTCAGTGGCGCGGGCGTCTCCACCGATTCCGGGATCCCCGACTATCGCGGTCCGAACGGGCTGTGGCGGCGGGATCCGGAAGCGCAGAGGCTCGTGACGTACGAGTACTACATGGGCGATCCGGAGATCCGGCGTCGGTCCTGGCAGCTGCGGCGGCAGAACCGCACCCTTCAGGCGGAGCCGAACGCCGCGCACCGGGCCGTGGCCGACCTGGAGCGGACCGGGGTACCGGTCCGGGTGATCACGCAGAACGTGGACGGGCTGCACCAGCTGGCCGGAATGCCCGCGCGCAAGGTGCTCGAACTGCACGGCACGGCGCAGAGTGTCGTGTGCACGAAGTGCCACGCGCGGGGGCCGATGGAGGACGCCCTCGCCCGGGCCGAGGCCGGGGAGGCGGATCCGCCGTGCCTGGAGTGCGGCGGGATCCTGAAGTCGGCGACCGTCATGTTCGGGGAGCGGCTCGACCCGGTGGTGCTCGGCGAGGCGGTCGCGATCGCCAAGGCCTGCCAGGTGTTCGTCGCCGTCGGCACCAGCCTTCAGGTACAGCCCGCCGCGGGCCTCGCCGGGGTCGCCGCCGACCACGGCGCCCGCCTGATCATCGTCAACGCCGACCCGACCCCGTACGACGACAGGGCCGACGAGGTCGTCCGGGAGCCGATCGGCACCGCCCTGCCCAAGCTGCTGCGGGAGTTGGCCGACTGA
- a CDS encoding methylated-DNA--[protein]-cysteine S-methyltransferase, whose translation MKQHTVIDSPYGLLTLVATDGVLSGLYMTDQRHRPPEETFGEPDDTPFTEAIDELRAYFAGELKEFTVELHLDGTPFQRSVWEQLQKIPYGETRSYGELADALGNPAASRAVGLANGKNPLGIIVPCHRVVGANGSLTGYGGGLERKRQLLDFERGEADPALF comes from the coding sequence GTGAAACAGCACACTGTCATCGACAGCCCGTACGGCCTGCTCACCCTCGTCGCCACCGACGGCGTACTGTCCGGGCTCTACATGACCGACCAACGACACCGACCACCCGAGGAGACCTTCGGCGAACCGGACGACACGCCCTTCACCGAGGCCATCGACGAACTACGCGCCTATTTCGCGGGCGAGTTGAAGGAGTTCACCGTCGAACTCCACCTGGACGGCACCCCGTTCCAACGCTCCGTCTGGGAACAGCTCCAGAAGATCCCGTACGGCGAGACCCGTTCGTACGGCGAACTCGCCGACGCCCTCGGCAATCCGGCCGCATCCCGCGCGGTCGGCCTCGCCAACGGCAAGAACCCGCTGGGGATCATCGTGCCCTGTCATCGGGTCGTCGGCGCGAACGGCAGCCTGACGGGCTACGGCGGCGGCCTGGAGCGCAAGCGGCAACTGCTGGACTTCGAACGGGGCGAGGCGGACCCGGCCCTGTTCTGA
- a CDS encoding AlkA N-terminal domain-containing protein encodes MQNGMHTDTERCVRAVQSKDARFDGWFFTAVLTTRIYCRPSCPVVPPKPENMTFYPSAAACQQAGFRACKRCRPDTSPGSPEWNQRADLVARAMRLISDGIVDREGVPGLATRLGYSTRQIERQLLAELGAGPLALARAQRAQTARLLIETTPLPMADIAFAAGFSSIRTFNDTVREVFALAPSELRTRAPRNRASSTNSSGAPGVLSLRLPFRSPLNPDNLFGHLAATAVPGVEEWRDGAYRRTLRLPYGHGVVALTPTADHIGCRLTLTDMRDLTVAISRCRRMLDLDADPVAVDDQLRTDPLLAPLVDKAPGRRVPRTVDEAEFAVRAVLGQQVSTAAARTHAARLVTAHGEAVDDPEGGLTHLFPSAESLAALDPEALAMPATRRATLTTLVHQLADGTLHLGVESDWAESRARLLALPGFGPWTVDVIAMRALGDPDAFLPTDLGVRRAAQELGLPSTPAALTARAANWRPWRAYAVQYLWATDSHPINFLPA; translated from the coding sequence ATGCAGAACGGGATGCACACCGACACCGAGCGCTGCGTGCGCGCCGTCCAGTCGAAGGACGCCCGCTTCGACGGCTGGTTCTTCACCGCGGTGCTGACCACGCGGATCTACTGCCGGCCGAGTTGCCCCGTCGTGCCGCCGAAGCCGGAGAACATGACGTTCTACCCGAGCGCCGCAGCCTGCCAGCAAGCCGGATTCCGAGCCTGCAAGCGGTGCCGCCCCGACACCAGCCCCGGCTCGCCCGAGTGGAACCAGCGCGCCGACCTCGTGGCCCGCGCGATGCGGCTCATCAGCGACGGGATCGTGGACCGCGAGGGCGTGCCGGGCCTCGCGACACGGCTCGGCTACAGCACCCGGCAGATCGAACGCCAGCTCCTCGCCGAACTGGGCGCAGGACCGCTCGCCCTCGCCCGCGCCCAGCGCGCCCAGACGGCACGGCTGCTCATCGAGACGACCCCGCTCCCGATGGCCGACATCGCCTTCGCGGCGGGCTTCTCCTCCATCCGCACCTTCAACGACACGGTCCGCGAGGTCTTCGCCCTCGCCCCGAGCGAGCTGCGCACCAGGGCGCCGAGGAACCGGGCGAGCAGCACCAACTCGTCGGGCGCGCCAGGGGTGTTGAGCCTCCGGCTGCCCTTTCGGTCCCCGCTCAACCCCGACAACCTCTTCGGCCACCTCGCCGCCACCGCCGTACCCGGCGTCGAGGAGTGGCGCGACGGCGCGTACCGGCGCACCCTGCGTCTGCCCTACGGCCACGGCGTCGTCGCACTCACCCCGACGGCCGACCACATCGGCTGCCGGCTCACCCTCACCGACATGCGCGACCTGACCGTCGCCATCAGCCGCTGCCGCCGCATGCTCGACCTGGACGCCGACCCGGTCGCGGTCGACGACCAACTGCGTACGGACCCCCTGCTGGCGCCGCTCGTCGACAAGGCGCCGGGCCGCCGCGTGCCGCGTACGGTCGACGAGGCCGAGTTCGCCGTACGGGCCGTGCTCGGCCAGCAGGTCTCCACGGCGGCGGCCCGTACGCACGCGGCCCGGCTGGTCACGGCGCACGGCGAAGCGGTCGACGACCCCGAGGGCGGGCTCACGCACCTCTTCCCGTCCGCCGAGTCGCTGGCGGCCCTCGACCCCGAGGCCCTCGCCATGCCGGCCACCCGCCGGGCCACCCTCACCACACTCGTCCACCAACTGGCCGACGGCACCCTCCACTTGGGCGTGGAGAGCGACTGGGCGGAGAGCAGGGCCCGGCTGCTCGCACTGCCCGGCTTCGGACCGTGGACCGTCGACGTCATCGCCATGCGCGCCCTCGGCGATCCCGACGCCTTCCTGCCCACCGACCTCGGAGTCCGGCGCGCCGCCCAGGAGTTGGGCCTGCCGTCCACCCCCGCCGCGCTCACGGCACGCGCCGCCAACTGGCGGCCCTGGCGCGCCTACGCCGTCCAGTACCTGTGGGCGACCGACAGCCACCCCATCAACTTCCTTCCCGCGTAA